A window of the Gossypium arboreum isolate Shixiya-1 chromosome 2, ASM2569848v2, whole genome shotgun sequence genome harbors these coding sequences:
- the LOC108467266 gene encoding paired amphipathic helix protein Sin3-like 1: MDASDLNFRKSKMEAFLERVKEHMKADQYTLLLKCVDEFNNGGITVYHLNEIVEVLLREYPGFFTQFQFVLNFANGVTRRVQSADSSNKGKRKLASDEDGEIDGLNETKDQLAEAMEFCEKVMKQTSYDKYLDLLKHLYSYGTGKIIMVDLKTAIAENFQALGEDFDHLFEFYTNISRPTSSSSSSSESEGKKRNQEVDIVKESCKPRQKGPSLESKMSNKKKKPKEEIEKVRKSYKVKREGPSSSSLTKPKKEINKPEEEELEKVTESYYLLPENLSGVHSTEIDEIGKQVLNFSTFSKGVYNTNKQKGPEITKQEMVMNRKEDEMFVMDMQMEWLRSTKKNAMKLFQDISERKIKEPTMADVDEYFTSSNYRYLVKMYNESGPWLVDRLRHAPKTILPVIIKRLKQKDIVPYCELCQQHQQMMEDQQ; the protein is encoded by the coding sequence ATGGATGCCTCTGATTTGAATTTCCGCAAGTCAAAGATGGAAGCTTTTCTTGAAAGGGTGAAGGAACACATGAAAGCTGATCAATATACGCTTTTGTTGAAATGTGTCGATGAATTCAACAATGGAGGAATCACCGTTTATCATTTGAATGAGATTGTAGAAGTTTTACTTCGTGAATACCCAGGTTTTTTTACTCAGTTTCAATTCGTTTTAAACTTTGCTAATGGCGTAACTCGTAGAGTCCAATCAGCAGATAGTAGTAACAAAGGGAAGAGGAAGCTAGCTTCCGATGAAGATGGAGAAATCGATGGCTTGAATGAAACCAAGGATCAATTGGCTGAAGCAATGGAGTTTTGTGAAAAGGTAATGAAGCAAACCAGTTACGATAAGTATTTGGATTTGTTGAAACATTTATATTCTTATGGTACTGGGAAAATCATAATGGTTGATCTGAAAACCGCCATCGCTGAGAATTTTCAGGCTCTTGGGGAAGATTTTGATCATCTTTTTGAGTTTTATACGAATATAAGCCGAccaacatcatcatcatcatcatcatcggaGTCTGAAGGAAAAAAACGAAACCAAGAGGTGGACATTGTTAAAGAAAGCTGTAAACCTCGACAAAAAGGGCCGTCATTAGAGTCGAAAATGAGTAACAAaaaaaagaaacccaaagaagAGATTGAAAAGGTGAGGAAAAGCTATAAAGTTAAACGAGAGGGACCATCGTCATCATCTTTAACAAAACCCAAAAAGGAGATTAATAAACCCGAAGAAGAAGAACTTGAAAAGGTGACAGAAAGCTATTATCTTCTACCGGAAAATCTATCGGGAGTTCATAGTACTGAGATTGATGAAATTGGGAAACAAGTGTTGAATTTCAGTACTTTTTCAAAAGGTGTATACAATACTAATAAACAGAAAGGTCCCGAGATTACGAAACAAGAAATGGTGATGAATAGAAAAGAAGATGAGATGTTTGTAATGGATATGCAGATGGAATGGTTGCGCTCCACGAAGAAGAACGCAATGAAACTATTTCAAGATATCAGTGAACGGAAAATCAAGGAACCAACAATGGCGGACGTGGATGAGTATTTCACAAGTTCTAATTATAGATACcttgtgaaaatgtataatgaatcTGGGCCATGGTTAGTGGATAGGCTCCGTCATGCACCGAAAACTATTTTGCCTGTGATTATTAAGAggttgaaacaaaaagatattgtTCCATATTGTGAACTTTGCCAACAACATCAACAAATGATGGAGGATCAACAATAA
- the LOC108466276 gene encoding uncharacterized protein LOC108466276: MVEYVPETIVDLQMLPYRGPNGELEPGKKVFRRLFWTFDPCVRAFSHCKPIVQVDGTWLNGKYTQILLIAVAQDGNENVLPIAFAIVESENPESWAYFIRNLRRHVVRQDNICIISDRSKGLITAIRQSEVPWRSIYCIRHIAVNFHNEYKNKDWRKRIVNMGYELEPHRFRHKLARLETDMAGCKPSLTQWLSRMEPWQWAQCFDEGSRYGYMTTNLVEAVNSVLRRTHHLPISSVFSATFYRLATLMSKMGLKQAKQLEAGHVYVKKIRDAMKDNTQRARLMNVELYFRNLETFRVTEYISRRSGIPPRSYRVDLRNRRSCATYSLNVEQYIDNVYTLERTLRIWGNEFPVLRDISTWEVQSPAFEMLPDRSLRKRVKGRPTIARIRNDMDVREQVDPKCCTICRTVGQNRSKCPHGNVSTGQSSRSKRN, from the exons ATGGTAGAGTATGTCCCAGAAACTATCGTTGACTTGCAAATGTTGCCTTATAGAGGCCCTAATGGAGAATTGGAACCGGGAAAAAAAGTGTTTCGTCGACTGTTCTGGACTTTCGATCCATGTGTTAGGGCCTTCTCCCACTGCAAACCGATAGTGCAAGTTGATGGAACATGGCTTAATGGAAAATACACGCAGATACTTCTGATTGCGGTTGCACAAGACGGTAATGAAAATGTACTACCAATCGCTTTTGCCATTGTAGAGTCGGAGAACCCTGAATCATGGGCATATTTCATTCGAAACTTACGGAGACATGTTGTTAGGCAAGACAACATTTGCATTATATCTGACAGATCGAAGGGTCTTATTACTGCAATTCGGCAATCGGAGGTTCCGTGGAGGTCTATCTATTGTATTCGTCACATCGCTGTGAACTTCCACAATGAGTATAAGAATAAAGACTGGCGCAAACGTATTGTCAACATGG GGTACGAGCTGGAACCACACCGATTTAGACATAAGTTAGCGAGGTTAGAGACTGATATGGCGGGCTGCAAACCTTCTCTTACACAGTGGTTGAGTAGGATGGAGCCGTGGCAATGGGCTCAATGTTTTGACGAGGGGTCCCGTTATGGCTATATGACAACTAACCTTGTTGAGGCCGTTAACTCCGTCTTAAGGCGTACTCATCACTTGCCAATTTCATCTGTTTTTTCAGCCACATTTTACAGGTTAGCAACCTTAATGTCAAAAATGGGGTTGAAACAAGCAAAACAGTTAGAGGCAGGACACGTGTACGTCAAAAAAATCAGAGATGCCATGAAAGATAACACTCAAAGGGCTAGGTTGATGAATGTAGAACTATATTTTCGAAATTTGGAAACTTTTCGAGTGACAGAGTATATCAGTCGTCGGTCAGGGATCCCGCCACGGTCCTATAGAGTTGATCTCCGAAACAGGCGTT CTTGTGCTACCTATAGTTTGAATGTCGAACAATATATCGATAATGTATACACACTTGAACGTACGTTGCGTATTTGGGGTAACGAGTTCCCTGTATTAAGGGATATATCGACATGGGAAGTGCAATCGCCTGCATTCGAGATGTTGCCTGATCGGTCACTACGTAAGAGAGTCAAAGGTAGACCGACAATAGCGAGGATTCGAAACGACATGGATGTAAGAGAACAAGTCGATCCAAAGTGTTGCACCATATGTAGAACAGTTGGCCAAAATCGGAGCAAATGTCCCCATGGAAACGTCTCCACTGGCCAATCTTCACGGTCTAAAAGAAATTAA
- the LOC108463352 gene encoding rho GTPase-activating protein 5-like, whose translation MTEVLQSSSSHFSSSSSPTSTQHGLINTSMSITAQGSDQGEENRQVGERRGRDKGGEQQLPLVTILVTAFRKSVIGCSISGSKELCAMEIGLPTNVKHVAHVTFDRFHGFLGLPVEFEPEVPRKAPSASANVFGVSTESMQLSIDCRGNSVPTILLLMQRHLYDKGGLQAEGIFRINAENSQEEYVREQLNRGVIPDGIDVHCLAGLIKAWFRELPSGVLDSLPPELVIKSQSEEECAQLVRLLPPTEAALLDWTINLMADVVELEHLNKMNARNVAMVFAPNMTQLSDPLTALMHAVQVMNFLKTLIIRTLKARQDSMVDSTSDFPLEPSDKNGPQSSSQLCNDVNNEVKNECEGEKSFVPTTERNSQSLASIENISAGNRSLVDNHPCIMVSREGSLRSSSESVKKGLKKANEQSMVDRESGLEEKSKGTRIVNCVNSRAELCEAWR comes from the exons ATGACTGAAGTGCTCCAATCAtcttcatctcacttctcttcatctTCAAGCCCCACTTCCACACAACATGGCCTTATTAACACCTCAATGAGCATTACAGCCCAAGGAAGTGATCAAGGAGAAGAGAACAGGCAAGTGGGAGAAAGGAGAGGAAGGGATAAAGGAGGTGAACAGCAGCTGCCTTTGGTAACGATTTTGGTGACTGCTTTTAGGAAGTCTGTGATTGGTTGTAGCATTTCTGGAAGTAAAGAGCTTTGTGCAATGGAAATTGGATTGCCCACCAATGTTAAGCATGTTGCTCATGTGACTTTTGATAGGTTCCATGGTTTTCTTGGTTTGCCGGTTGAGTTTGAACCTGAGGTCCCCAGGAAAGCCCCTAGTGCTAG TGCGAATGTGTTCGGTGTTTCGACAGAGTCTATGCAGCTTTCGATCGATTGTAGAGGAAATAGTGTGCCAACAATCCTACTATTGATGCAAAGGCATTTATATGACAAAGGTGGCCTCCAG GCCGAAGGGATTTTCCGAATTAATGCCGAGAACAGTCAGGAGGAGTATGTTAGAGAACAACTAAATAGAGGAGTAATACCAGATGGAATAGATGTGCATTGCTTGGCAGGTCTTATAAAG GCTTGGTTTAGGGAACTTCCTAGTGGTGTCTTGGACTCTCTTCCTCCAGAACTGGTAATAAAATCACAGTCCGAGGAAGAGTGTGCTCAGCTTGTAAGGCTTCTTCCTCCAACAGAAGCTGCTCTACTCGATTGGACAATAAATTTGATGGCCGATGTCGTGGAACTGGAACATCTAAACAAGATGAATGCACGTAATGTCGCCATGGTGTTCGCTCCAAACATGACACAA TTGTCGGATCCTTTAACTGCATTGATGCACGCGGTCCAAGTGATGAATTTTCTCAAGACACTTATTATTAGGACTCTAAAAGCAAGACAAGATTCCATGGTAGACTCTACTTCCGATTTTCCGTTAGAGCCTTCTGATAAGAATGGACCGCAAAGCTCTTCACAACTATGCAACGATGTCAATAATGAGGTTAAAAACGAATGTGAAGGAGAGAAATCATTTGTTCCAACTACCGAAAGAAACTCTCAAAGCTTAGCTTCGATAGAGAACATTAGTGCCGGAAATCGATCTCTAGTTGATAACCATCCTTGCATTATGGTTTCCCGAGAAGGTAGTCTCCGGAGTTCATCTGAAAGCGTAAAGAAAGGGTTGAAGAAGGCAAATGAACAGTCCATGGTGGATCGTGAATCAGGACTCGAAGAGAAGAGCAAGGGAACACGGATTGTCAACTGCGTAAACTCAAGAGCTGAGCTTTGTGAAGCTTGGAGGTGA
- the LOC108467267 gene encoding F-box/kelch-repeat protein At1g57790-like yields the protein MAERKRRKLKLLAETINLDEKKATEEEESLKLQTWADLPVELLELILCHLTLEDNVRASAVCRRWHKVAVAVRVVNQSPWLMYFPKYGSLYEFYDPAERKTYSLELPELQGSRACYTKDGWLLLYRPRNHGVFFFNPFNRHMIKLPRFELTYQMVAFSDAPTSDLCVVFTIKHISPTVVAISTCRPGDSEWTTVNHQNRLPFVSSIWNKMVFCSGMFYCLSLTGWLGVYDPLLRAWSVLHVPPPRCPENFFAKNWWKGKFMAEHDGDILVIYTCNTETPIIFKLDHSEMVWEEMQTLNGVTLFASFLSSHSRTELPGAMRNVVYFSKVRFFGKRCISYSVDDRRYYPRKECHDWGEQDPFENIWIEPPRDASLN from the exons ATGGCTGAGAGAAAGAGAAGGAAACTTAAGTT GTTAgctgaaacaataaatttggatgaaaaaaaagCAACCGAGGAGGAGGAGAGTTTGAAGCTACAAACGTGGGCTGATCTTCCTGTGGAACTTTTGGAATTGATTCTGTGCCACCTAACACTAGAGGACAATGTTCGAGCTTCTGCTGTATGTAGGAGGTGGCATAAGGTTGCAGTTGCAGTCCGGGTGGTTAACCAATCACCGTGGCTTATGTACTTTCCAAAATATGGTAGCTTGTATGAGTTCTATGATCCAGCAGAGCGTAAAACCTACTCTCTCGAGCTGCCAGAGCTGCAAGGATCCAGGGCTTGTTACACCAAAGATGGTTGGTTGTTGCTGTACCGACCCAGAAATCATGGTGTATTCTTCTTTAATCCCTTCAATCGGCACATGATTAAGCTTCCCAGATTTGAGTTGACATATCAGATGGTTGCCTTCTCTGATGCCCCAACATCGGACCTGTGTGTGGTTTTTACGATTAAGCACATCAGTCCTACTGTTGTCGCTATTAGCACATGTCGTCCTGGGGATTCTGAGTGGACCACCGTTAATCACCAGAACCGATTGCCGTTCGTTAGTAGCATTTGGAACAAAATGGTATTCTGCAGTGGAATGTTCTATTGTCTTAGCCTCACTGGTTGGTTAGGGGTCTATGATCCGCTGCTGCGCGCTTGGAGTGTTCTTCATGTGCCTCCTCCGAGATGCCCTGAGAACTTTTTTGCCAAAAATTGGTGGAAAGGAAAATTTATGGCAGAGCACGATGGAGATATTTTAGTTATCTATACTTGTAATACTGAGACCCCCATCATATTCAAACTGGATCATTCCGAAATGGTATGGGAAGAAATGCAAACCCTTAACGGTGTGACGCTATTTGCTAGTTTCTTGTCATCTCATTCAAGAACTGAACTCCCTGGTGCAATGAGGAACGTTGTCTACTTCTCTAAAGTTCGGTTCTTTGGAAAGCGATGCATATCATACTCGGTTGATGACCGTAGATACTACCCTCGCAAAGAGTGCCATGACTGGGGAGAACAAGATCCGTTCGAGAACATATGGATCGAACCACCCCGAGATGCATCCTTGAATTGA
- the LOC108466538 gene encoding uncharacterized protein LOC108466538 produces the protein MNIRCFQRNFSSALPPLVPIQLPSPRETHFWYILPDEVKSVALLNRYSELLSPCERENVNRMSGDQLKKRALLARTLVRTTIARYQTNCEINPRSLKFKKNIYGKPEVEWHKDDNFSPPPLHFNISHTSSMIACGVTINAPIGIDVEEKQRKLKNDIIAFAQRYFSPYEIKLLTSISDPEVRRQEFIKLWTLKEAYVKALGKGFSAMPFKTFTIQFRTSTLRRFHLPGNSVSEASEVIVEASNDPGNLTNNCLFALLEVAGSHYAAICVENDEIVRGEANTPMKLTVRKTIPFVEDVCVSGTDAVLPLRGKIEQ, from the exons ATGAATATACGATGCTTTCAGAGAAATTTTTCTTCTGCTTTGCCGCCTCTGGTTCCCATTCAACTTCCTTCTCCAAG ggAAACCCATTTCTGGTATATATTGCCTGATGAAGTGAAAAGTGTGGCACTTCTAAATCGATATTCTGAACTCTTATCGCCATGTGAAAGAGAGAATGTTAATCGTATGAGTGGAGATCAGCTCAAGAAAAGAGCCTTGCTTGCTAGAACCTTGGTTCGCACTACCATTGCCAGAT ATCAGACAAATTGTGAAATCAATCCAAGATCTTTGAAGTTTAAAAAGAATATCTACGGGAAACCTGAG GTGGAGTGGCATAAAGATGACAACTTCAGCCCACCACCTTTGCATTTCAATATCTCACACACATCTTCGATGATTGCTTGCGGTGTGACAATCAATGCGCCG ATTGGCATTGACGTTGAAGAGAAGCAACGGAAACTAAAGAACGATATTATAGCATTTGCTCAACGCTATTTTTCACCTTATGAAATAAAACTTTTAACTTCTATATCAGACCCCGAAGTTCGGCGTCAGGAGTTTATTAAACTATGGACTCTCAAG GAGGCATATGTAAAGGCATTGGGAAAAGGCTTCTCAGCTATGCCTTTCAAGACCTTTACCATTCAGTTTAGGACTTCAACTTTAAGGCGTTTTCATCTTCCGGGGAACTCAGTTTCCGAG GCATCTGAGGTTATTGTTGAAGCATCCAATGATCCCGGGAACCTCACAAACAATTGCCTATTTGCGCTCTTGGAAGTTGCCGGTTCTCATTACGCTGCCATTTGTgtagaaaatgatgaaattgttaGAG GTGAAGCAAATACACCAATGAAATTGACCGTACGGAAAACCATTCCATTTGTCGAAGATGTTTGCGTCTCCGGAACCGATGCAGTTCTACCCCTACGCGGCAAAATTGAACAATAG
- the LOC108460744 gene encoding heterogeneous nuclear ribonucleoprotein Q-like, whose translation MPRTREEIEEQVDLDGDNDPEETIEEEVEYEEIEEEEEVEVEEEVEEEVEVEEEEDEDEDAELVDFHKGSDANEGMDDFETEEEKKKKHAELLALPPHGSEVYLGGIPHDASDEDLRRFCESIGEVIEVRIMKEKDSGEAKGYAFVTFRSKELASKAIENLNGSEFKGKKIKCSTSQAKNKLFIGNVPRNWGEEDVKKVVKDVGPGVNCIELLKDPMNPSRNRGFVFIEYYNHACAEYSRQKMMKPTFKLDDNAPTVSWADPRSAESFSNTQVKALYVKNLPKDITQDRLRKLFEHHGKILKVVVPPAKVGKENSRYGFVHFAERSSAMKALKNTEKYEIGGHVLECSLAKPQADQKSGASGSQKSSLDSSFPPLLGYGLVGGAYGGLGAGFGPAGFGQPLIYGQGPTPAGMAMMPMLLPDGRIGYVLQQPGVQPHTPPPQPHSSRGGASGSSSSGGRRSSNDSSRGRRRYNPY comes from the exons ATGCCAAGGACAAGGGAAGAGATTGAAGAGCAGGTGGACCTTGATGGAGACAATGATCCTGAGGAGACTATAGAGGAAGAGGTTGAATATGAAGAAATAGAGGAAGAGGAGGAAGTGGAAGTTGAGGAAGAGGTAGAAGAGGAAGTGGaagtagaagaagaagaggaCGAGGACGAGGATGCTGAGCTTGTTGATTTCCACAAAGGCTCTGATGCTAATGAGGGGATGGATGATTTTGAAAcagaggaagaaaagaaaaagaagcatgCGGAGCTTCTTGCACTTCCTCCTCATGGGTCAGAGGTTTACCTTGGTGGTATTCCTCATGATGCTTCTGATGAGGACTTGAGGAGATTTTGTGAATCTATAGGAGAAGTCATAGAG GTTAGGATAATGAAGGAGAAAGATTCAGGGGAGGCCAAGGGTTATGCTTTTGTGACCTTCAGATCCAAAGAGTTGGCTTCCAAAGCTATTGAAAATCTGAACGGTTCTGAATTCAAG GGGAAGAAGATAAAATGTTCAACATCTCAAGCAAAGAATAAGTTATTTATTGGTAATGTTCCCAGAAACTGGGGGGAGGAAGATGTGAAAAAGGTTGTAAAAGATGTTGGTCCTGGAGtcaattgtattgaattgttgaAG GATCCAATGAACCCTAGCCGAAACCGTGGATTTGTTTTCATAGAGTACTATAACCATGCATGTGCTGAATACTCAAGACAGAAAATGATGAAGCCAACATTTAAGCTTGATGATAATGCTCCAACCGTGAGTTGGGCGGACCCAAGAAGTGCAGAATCTTTTTCCAATACTCAG GTTAAGGCTTTGTATGTTAAGAATTTGCCAAAAGATATAACTCAGGATCGCCTAAGGAAGCTGTTTGAACATCATGGAAAGATCTTGAAAGTTGTAGTTCCACCTGCAAAAGTTGGAAAGGAGAACAGCAGATATGGTTTTGTGCATTTTGCGGAGAGGTCAAGTGCCATGAAAGCATTGAAGAACACTGAAAAATATGAGATTGGTG GTCACGTATTGGAGTGCTCTCTTGCAAAACCACAAGCGGATCAGAAGTCTGGAGCATCTGGCTCCCAGAAGTCATCTCTAGATTCAAGCTTCCCACCTCTTCTCGGATATGGTTTAGTTGGGGGAGCATATGGTGGTCTTGGGGCAGGATTTGGTCCTGCTGGCTTTGGACAG CCATTGATCTACGGTCAAGGTCCAACCCCTGCAGGAATGGCAATGATGCCAATGCTTTTACCTGATGGAAGGATTGGATATGTCTT GCAACAGCCTGGAGTGCAACCGCACACCCCTCCACCACAGCCCCATAGCAGCCGAGGTGGTGCTAGTGGTAGCAGTTCGAGTGGTGGAAGGCGGAGCAGCAATGACAGTAGCCGAGGACGGCGTAGGTATAATCCATATTAG